One segment of Trichlorobacter ammonificans DNA contains the following:
- the thrC gene encoding threonine synthase — protein sequence MRYLSTRGGITPIPFKDAVMMGLADDGGLLLPETIPTFTPEELESWRGSSYQDVAFAIISRFVDDIPAHDLRQLIERSYATFSHPGVTPVVKKDGVHILELFHGVTLAFKDVALQFLGNLFEYILAERNETMTILGATSGDTGSAAIHGVRGKKGITIFILHPEGKTSPVQALQMTSVLDANVHNIAVSGTFDDCQDMVKSLMGDLEFKKNYSLGAVNSINWARVLAQVVYYVYAWLKVAAPGQKVIFSVPTGNFGDIFAGYVAWQMGLPVEKLLLATNENNILTRCITSGDYSVGSVVQTLSPSMDIQVASNFERYLFYLFDRNPARVKEAFAQLKAEGRITFNSGETARMQQKFCSASVDREQTLQTIGNFLAETGYLLDPHTAVGVRAARELAAGDTPLICLSTAHPAKFDEAVIAATGKPVPVPESIAKLQGLPTRCDRLPADQQALREYIVRTMTAS from the coding sequence ATGCGTTACCTCAGCACCCGCGGCGGCATCACCCCGATCCCTTTCAAGGACGCCGTGATGATGGGCCTTGCCGACGACGGCGGCCTGCTGCTTCCCGAAACCATCCCCACGTTCACGCCGGAAGAGCTCGAGTCCTGGCGCGGTTCATCCTATCAAGACGTGGCCTTTGCCATCATTTCCCGCTTCGTGGACGACATCCCGGCCCATGACCTGCGACAACTGATCGAGCGATCCTATGCCACCTTCAGCCACCCCGGGGTCACCCCGGTGGTGAAAAAGGACGGCGTCCACATTCTGGAGCTGTTCCACGGCGTTACCCTGGCCTTCAAGGATGTGGCCCTGCAGTTCCTGGGCAACCTGTTCGAGTACATCCTGGCGGAACGCAACGAAACCATGACTATCCTGGGGGCCACCTCCGGCGACACCGGCAGCGCCGCCATCCACGGCGTGCGCGGCAAAAAGGGGATCACCATCTTCATCCTGCATCCCGAGGGCAAGACCTCACCGGTGCAGGCGCTGCAGATGACCAGCGTCCTGGACGCCAACGTGCACAACATCGCCGTCAGCGGCACCTTTGACGACTGTCAGGATATGGTCAAATCCCTGATGGGCGACCTGGAGTTCAAGAAAAACTATTCGCTGGGAGCGGTCAACTCCATCAACTGGGCACGGGTGCTGGCCCAGGTGGTCTACTACGTCTACGCTTGGCTCAAGGTGGCCGCACCGGGCCAGAAGGTGATCTTCTCCGTTCCAACCGGCAACTTCGGCGATATTTTTGCCGGTTACGTGGCCTGGCAGATGGGCCTGCCGGTGGAAAAACTGCTGCTTGCCACCAACGAGAACAACATTCTTACCCGCTGCATCACCAGCGGCGACTACTCGGTTGGCTCCGTGGTGCAGACCCTCTCCCCTTCCATGGATATCCAGGTGGCCTCCAACTTTGAGCGTTATCTCTTCTACCTCTTTGACCGTAACCCGGCACGGGTAAAGGAGGCATTTGCCCAGCTCAAGGCCGAAGGCCGGATCACCTTCAACAGCGGAGAAACCGCCCGGATGCAGCAGAAGTTCTGTTCCGCTTCCGTGGACCGGGAGCAGACCCTGCAAACCATCGGCAACTTCCTTGCCGAAACCGGCTACCTGCTGGACCCGCACACCGCAGTCGGCGTGCGGGCCGCCCGTGAGCTGGCTGCCGGGGACACCCCGCTCATCTGCCTCTCCACCGCGCATCCGGCCAAATTCGACGAGGCGGTCATCGCTGCCACCGGCAAACCGGTACCGGTACCGGAATCGATCGCCAAGCTGCAGGGACTGCCCACTCGCTGTGACCGCCTGCCGGCTGACCAGCAGGCCCTGCGGGAGTACATCGTACGCACCATGACGGCCTCCTAA